One part of the Gemmatimonadaceae bacterium genome encodes these proteins:
- a CDS encoding MFS transporter translates to MPIAPGIALGRDGPAQNLWYIVRMPTANPFRTLVRHRNFRLFWFGQTLSLIGTWMQTMAMGWLALQLTNSPFLVGLVASAISWPVVGFSFFAGVLVDRGDRLRLVKLGQALLLVQAAVLWWIAWSGNATIWWLVVLSFANGLINTLEIPARQSLMVELVGREDLGDAIALNSSGFNLARIVGPAIGAVAIARLGMSWCFGLNALSYVAVLIGLYMMRVPEWQPTAIARSSWASALDGVRYVRDTKVVAAMMKVVLVYSVLGIPFLTLMPVVARDRLHMGAGGYGLLLACVGVGGLGGALWLAAVGGQRPRGRLWEQSTRAFALLLIVFGLVPNAILAYSSLLVVGFAMIVSGALANSILQTIVPDEMRGRLMAAYSFVAVGLSQAVGSLIGGTVAEHFGDQWAIAGTAAIILAYTMWAFRKSPELRDPEADVNVHPMAAARG, encoded by the coding sequence GTGCCAATCGCGCCCGGGATCGCGCTCGGGCGCGACGGGCCGGCGCAGAATCTCTGGTATATTGTTCGGATGCCGACGGCGAATCCATTCCGCACCCTCGTCAGACACCGCAACTTCCGGCTGTTCTGGTTCGGGCAGACGCTGTCGCTGATCGGCACGTGGATGCAGACGATGGCGATGGGCTGGCTCGCCCTCCAACTCACCAATAGCCCGTTCCTCGTCGGCCTCGTCGCCTCCGCCATCTCGTGGCCCGTGGTCGGGTTCTCGTTCTTCGCCGGGGTCCTCGTCGACCGGGGCGACAGGCTGCGCCTCGTGAAACTGGGCCAGGCCCTCCTGCTCGTGCAGGCGGCCGTCCTCTGGTGGATCGCCTGGTCGGGGAACGCCACCATCTGGTGGCTGGTCGTGCTCTCGTTCGCCAACGGCCTCATCAATACGCTGGAGATCCCGGCCCGTCAGTCGCTCATGGTCGAACTGGTCGGCCGCGAAGACCTCGGCGACGCGATCGCCCTCAACTCCAGCGGATTCAATCTGGCGCGCATCGTCGGGCCGGCCATCGGCGCCGTGGCCATCGCCCGGCTCGGCATGTCGTGGTGCTTCGGCCTCAACGCGCTGAGCTACGTGGCCGTCCTCATCGGGCTCTACATGATGCGCGTTCCCGAATGGCAGCCGACGGCGATCGCCCGTTCGTCGTGGGCCAGCGCCCTCGACGGCGTGCGCTACGTGCGCGACACCAAGGTCGTGGCCGCGATGATGAAGGTGGTGCTCGTGTACTCGGTGCTCGGCATCCCGTTCCTGACCCTGATGCCGGTCGTGGCGCGCGACCGCCTGCACATGGGCGCCGGCGGCTACGGCCTGCTGCTCGCGTGCGTGGGGGTGGGTGGGCTGGGCGGCGCGCTCTGGCTGGCCGCCGTCGGCGGCCAGCGGCCCCGCGGCCGGCTCTGGGAGCAGTCCACGCGCGCCTTCGCGCTCCTCCTGATCGTCTTCGGGCTCGTCCCCAACGCCATCCTCGCCTATTCGTCGCTGCTCGTCGTGGGCTTCGCAATGATCGTGAGCGGGGCGCTCGCCAACTCCATCCTGCAGACCATCGTGCCCGACGAGATGCGCGGCCGCCTCATGGCCGCCTACTCGTTCGTGGCGGTCGGCCTGTCGCAAGCGGTGGGCTCCCTCATCGGCGGGACCGTCGCCGAACACTTCGGCGACCAATGGGCCATCGCCGGCACCGCCGCGATCATCCTCGCGTATACTATGTGGGCGTTCCGGAAGAGTCCCGAACTGCGAGACCCGGAAGCCGACGTGAACGTTCACCCCATGGCCGCGGCGCGCGGGTAG
- a CDS encoding VWA domain-containing protein: MRFHTYTKFSPQAADQVDLQSLLDKLADFLLQSGFAGGNLPAQGDFDFNDAHDRSLDALRQAIIDALIESGQFTPEMLEALRGEGDDEGQAKLAKLLDDLVQRLIDEGFLNLEAPPQMPGGHQPMEGPGSLARAAARDVQFNLTEKGVDFLGYKTLRNLLGSLGKSSAGSHETPHLATGIEADGWSKPYEFGDVLNLDVNETLKNALVRNGTLDVPIDLDYGDLMVRQAEYRSSCATVLMLDCSHSMILYGEDRFTPAKKVALALTHLIRTQFPGDTLKVVLFHDSAEEIPLGALASAQVGPYHTNTAEGLKLARRLLMAQKKDMRQIIMITDGKPSALTMPNGQIYKNAFGLDLTVIAETLKEVARCRQSGIMINTFMLARDRALVEFVKRVSEISRGKAYFTTTMTLGQFILMDFLKRKTRKVS; the protein is encoded by the coding sequence ATGCGCTTTCACACGTACACCAAGTTCAGCCCGCAGGCCGCCGACCAGGTGGACCTGCAGTCGCTGCTGGACAAGCTCGCGGACTTCCTGCTGCAATCCGGCTTTGCCGGGGGCAACCTGCCCGCGCAGGGCGACTTCGATTTCAACGACGCGCACGACCGCTCGCTGGACGCGCTGCGCCAGGCCATCATCGACGCGCTCATCGAGAGCGGCCAGTTCACGCCCGAGATGCTCGAAGCGCTGCGCGGCGAGGGCGACGACGAGGGGCAGGCCAAGCTCGCCAAGCTCCTCGACGACCTCGTGCAGCGCCTGATCGACGAGGGCTTCCTCAACCTCGAGGCCCCGCCGCAGATGCCGGGCGGCCATCAGCCCATGGAAGGACCGGGCAGCCTCGCGCGGGCCGCGGCGCGCGACGTCCAGTTCAACCTCACCGAGAAGGGCGTCGACTTCCTGGGCTACAAGACGCTGCGCAACCTGCTCGGTTCGCTCGGCAAGTCCAGCGCCGGCAGCCACGAGACGCCGCACCTGGCCACGGGCATCGAAGCCGACGGGTGGAGCAAGCCGTACGAATTCGGCGACGTGCTGAACCTCGACGTCAACGAGACGCTGAAGAACGCGCTCGTGCGCAACGGCACCCTCGACGTCCCGATCGATCTCGACTACGGCGACCTGATGGTGCGCCAGGCCGAGTACCGCTCGTCGTGCGCCACCGTGCTGATGCTCGACTGCTCGCACTCGATGATCCTGTACGGCGAGGACCGGTTCACGCCGGCCAAGAAGGTGGCGCTGGCGCTCACGCATCTCATCCGCACGCAATTTCCCGGCGACACGCTCAAGGTCGTGCTCTTCCACGACTCCGCCGAGGAGATCCCGCTCGGCGCCCTCGCCTCGGCGCAGGTGGGCCCGTATCACACGAACACCGCCGAGGGGCTCAAGCTGGCGCGCCGGCTGCTCATGGCGCAGAAGAAGGACATGCGCCAGATCATCATGATCACCGACGGCAAGCCGAGCGCGCTCACGATGCCCAACGGGCAGATCTACAAGAACGCGTTCGGGCTCGACCTCACGGTGATCGCCGAGACGCTCAAGGAAGTGGCGCGCTGCCGGCAGAGCGGGATCATGATCAACACGTTCATGCTGGCGCGCGATCGCGCGCTGGTGGAGTTCGTGAAGCGCGTGTCGGAGATCAGCCGCGGCAAGGCCTACTTCACGACGACGATGACGTTGGGGCAGTTCATCCTCATGGACTTCCTCAAGCGGAAGACCCGGAAAGTGTCCTAG
- a CDS encoding ABC-F family ATP-binding cassette domain-containing protein, protein MTLISFSGVGVDFGASTLFSDVTFTVGARDRWGIVGRNGTGKTTLFRLLTGEMQPTRGSIARQPGTRVSLLEQHRDFGDATMVWEAAAGELRALLTLEQSLVEQAAALAHDSSPAALDRYGRDLERFEHEGGYEVTSRIDAVLHGLGFDPAAARTTPVGVLSGGERGRLGLARQLMSTAEVLLLDEPTNHLDLETTQWLEQYLKEIDKTVLLVSHDRAFLAGTVDHILHFEGGGATPYTGGYQAFVAQRTERRLTQQRAFDQQQRVVAQESDYIARNLAGQNSRQAKGRRKRLERMPRLSAPIGGDDAMALRFDVYQRGGDRVVAATNATVKVGDRVLVDHFNGTLMRGDVLGLVGPNGAGKSTLIRALFGEHPLAGGELRLGASIDAGYYRQDLSQVPLDETIYGAIEQLRPMWERRFIQGHLGRFGFSGDEVQRRVETLSGGERARVALAMLMLSRANLLVLDEPTNHLDVESIEALEDAIDAYDGTVILVSHDRELLRALTTKVWVLHDRHITEFNDGFADWEVVSAERAHAASVRASEEEALRRVHERKRVASTARRDQEVRARATPRSALRAAEREMQGAEAVVARLESAVAALTSALDDPALYTRPDGVGEAKRLGAELEARRRELDAALERWSAASEQLESLAVSEP, encoded by the coding sequence ATGACACTCATCTCATTTTCCGGCGTCGGCGTCGATTTCGGCGCGTCGACGCTGTTCTCCGACGTCACGTTCACGGTCGGCGCGCGGGATCGGTGGGGCATCGTGGGCCGCAACGGCACCGGCAAGACCACGCTCTTCCGGCTGCTCACCGGCGAGATGCAGCCCACGCGCGGATCGATCGCCCGGCAGCCGGGCACGCGCGTCTCGCTGCTGGAGCAGCACCGCGACTTCGGCGACGCCACCATGGTGTGGGAGGCCGCGGCCGGCGAGCTGCGGGCGCTGCTCACCCTGGAGCAGTCGCTGGTGGAACAGGCCGCGGCCCTCGCCCACGATTCGTCGCCGGCGGCGCTCGATCGCTACGGCCGCGACCTCGAACGGTTCGAGCACGAGGGCGGCTACGAGGTCACCTCGCGCATCGACGCCGTGCTCCACGGACTGGGCTTCGATCCGGCCGCGGCGCGCACCACGCCCGTGGGCGTGCTGAGCGGCGGCGAGCGCGGCCGCCTGGGGCTGGCCCGCCAGCTCATGAGCACCGCCGAGGTGCTGCTCCTCGACGAACCCACCAACCATCTGGACCTCGAAACCACGCAGTGGCTGGAGCAGTACCTCAAGGAGATCGACAAGACGGTCTTGCTGGTGAGCCACGACCGCGCGTTCCTGGCCGGCACCGTGGACCACATCCTGCACTTCGAGGGCGGTGGCGCCACGCCGTACACGGGCGGGTATCAGGCATTCGTCGCGCAGCGCACCGAGCGCCGGCTCACGCAGCAACGGGCGTTCGACCAGCAGCAGCGGGTGGTGGCGCAGGAGAGCGACTACATCGCGCGCAACCTCGCCGGCCAGAACAGCCGCCAGGCCAAGGGGCGTCGCAAGCGTCTGGAGCGGATGCCACGACTCAGCGCGCCCATCGGGGGCGACGACGCGATGGCCCTGCGGTTCGACGTCTACCAGCGCGGCGGCGACCGCGTGGTGGCGGCGACGAACGCGACGGTGAAGGTGGGCGACCGCGTGCTCGTGGACCACTTCAACGGCACGCTGATGCGCGGCGACGTGCTCGGCCTCGTGGGGCCCAATGGCGCCGGCAAATCCACGCTGATCCGGGCGCTGTTCGGCGAGCACCCGCTGGCCGGCGGCGAACTGCGGTTGGGCGCGTCGATCGACGCCGGCTACTACCGCCAGGACCTGTCGCAGGTGCCGCTCGACGAAACGATCTACGGCGCGATCGAGCAGCTGCGGCCGATGTGGGAACGCCGGTTCATCCAGGGGCATCTGGGTCGGTTCGGCTTCTCAGGCGACGAGGTTCAGCGGCGGGTGGAGACCCTGTCCGGCGGCGAGCGGGCGCGCGTGGCGCTGGCCATGCTGATGCTGTCGCGCGCCAACCTGCTGGTGCTCGACGAGCCCACCAACCACCTCGACGTGGAGTCCATCGAGGCGCTCGAAGACGCCATCGATGCCTACGACGGCACCGTGATCCTGGTGAGCCACGACCGCGAGCTGCTCCGCGCGCTCACGACCAAGGTGTGGGTGCTGCACGACCGGCACATCACGGAGTTCAACGACGGATTCGCCGACTGGGAAGTGGTGAGCGCCGAACGCGCGCACGCGGCGTCGGTGCGGGCCTCCGAGGAGGAGGCGCTGCGCCGCGTCCACGAGCGCAAGCGCGTGGCGTCCACCGCCCGGCGCGATCAGGAAGTCCGCGCGCGCGCCACCCCCCGCTCGGCGCTGCGGGCCGCCGAGCGCGAGATGCAGGGCGCGGAAGCGGTGGTGGCCCGGCTCGAGTCCGCCGTGGCGGCGCTCACCTCGGCCCTGGACGATCCCGCGCTGTACACGCGGCCCGACGGCGTGGGCGAGGCCAAGCGCCTGGGCGCCGAACTCGAAGCGCGCCGGCGCGAGTTGGACGCGGCGCTGGAACGGTGGAGCGCGGCCAGCGAGCAGTTGGAATCGCTCGCCGTCAGCGAACCGTGA
- a CDS encoding glycoside hydrolase family 3 C-terminal domain-containing protein, with protein sequence MRHPLLAAAGLIFAAGSAAAQHPAPAARPLYRDPRAPISARVHDLMGRMTLEDKFWQLFMIPGDRDNPADDYSHGIFGLQISESPHGDSVPLADAARRHAERINAIQRFFTDSTKLGIPIIPFDEAVHGLVREGATVFPQAIALAATFDTTLMDSVATAIAHETRSRGVRQVLSPVLNIASDVRWGRVEETYGEDPYLASVMGRHFIAPFEQLGVVTTPKHFIANVGEGGRDSYPIDWDERTLAEYFFPPFKAAIQQAHARSVMSAYNSVDGRPATQNRALLTDKLVRDWGFTGFVISDAAATGGATVLHHTEASTATATRDAFDAGLDVVFQSSYPQYRPYLAAFARGLVPGPVIDSAVARVLRVKFALGLFDHPFVDPDSAAYWNGSPAHVALARQAARESIVLLKNDHGVLPLAPSVRSVAVIGVDAAEARLGDYSGPGLRSVSILDGIRQRLGAPSAVRYAPGPGRAAVEHVAVPAADLSSVDSGRAVPGLHGEYFANNRLAGPPVFVRTDPQVDFRWTLNSPGPGLPFDWYSARWTGTLTVPASGLHRIGVEGNDGYRLYLDGRLVIDDWTKRSYGTRMADVTLAPGSAHAIRLEYFESTGNARLKLVWDAGVADDWRARIDSAVAAARASDVAIVVAGIDEGEFADRALLGLPGHQEALIDAVAATGKPTIVVLIGGSAITMSSWLDRVDGVLDAWYPGEQGGPAVADVLFGDADPAGRLPITFPMAEGQLPLVYDHKPTGRGDDYVDLTGQPLFPFGFGLSYTTFEYSDLAITPAAIARDGTATVRCTVRNTGSRAGEEVVQLYLHDILASVARPVMQLEGFQRVHLDPGQARTVTFPLSSAELHMLDGNLHWVVEPGQIRVMVGASSKDIRLRGTLTVR encoded by the coding sequence ATGCGCCATCCTCTCCTCGCAGCCGCCGGCCTGATCTTCGCGGCCGGCTCGGCGGCCGCCCAACATCCCGCCCCCGCCGCCCGGCCCCTCTACCGGGACCCCCGGGCGCCGATCAGCGCGCGCGTCCACGACCTCATGGGCCGGATGACCCTCGAGGACAAGTTCTGGCAGCTGTTCATGATCCCGGGCGATCGCGACAACCCGGCGGATGACTACTCGCACGGCATCTTCGGCCTCCAGATCTCCGAATCGCCCCACGGCGATAGCGTGCCGCTCGCCGACGCCGCCCGCCGGCACGCCGAGCGCATCAACGCCATCCAGCGGTTCTTCACCGACAGTACGAAACTCGGCATCCCGATCATCCCGTTCGACGAGGCGGTGCACGGGCTCGTGCGCGAGGGGGCCACCGTCTTCCCACAGGCCATCGCCCTCGCGGCCACCTTCGACACCACGCTCATGGACAGCGTGGCCACCGCCATCGCCCACGAGACGCGCAGCCGCGGCGTGCGGCAGGTGCTGTCGCCCGTGCTCAACATCGCCAGCGACGTGCGCTGGGGACGCGTGGAGGAGACCTACGGCGAGGACCCGTATCTCGCCTCCGTCATGGGGCGCCACTTCATCGCGCCGTTCGAGCAGTTGGGCGTGGTCACCACCCCCAAGCACTTCATCGCCAACGTCGGTGAAGGCGGACGCGACAGCTATCCCATCGACTGGGACGAGCGCACGCTCGCCGAGTACTTCTTCCCGCCGTTCAAGGCCGCCATCCAGCAGGCCCACGCGCGTTCGGTGATGAGCGCCTACAACTCGGTGGACGGCCGGCCGGCCACGCAGAACCGCGCCCTGCTCACCGACAAGCTCGTCCGCGATTGGGGATTCACCGGCTTCGTGATCTCCGATGCCGCCGCCACGGGGGGAGCGACGGTGCTGCACCACACTGAGGCGAGCACGGCCACCGCCACCCGCGACGCCTTCGATGCCGGGCTCGACGTGGTATTCCAATCGTCATATCCCCAATACCGTCCATATCTGGCCGCGTTCGCGCGCGGCCTCGTGCCCGGCCCGGTGATCGATTCCGCCGTGGCGCGCGTGCTCCGCGTCAAGTTCGCGCTCGGTCTGTTCGACCACCCGTTCGTGGACCCCGACAGCGCCGCCTATTGGAACGGCAGTCCGGCCCACGTCGCGCTGGCGCGCCAGGCGGCCCGCGAGTCGATCGTTCTATTGAAGAACGATCATGGGGTGCTCCCGCTGGCGCCGTCCGTGCGGTCGGTGGCGGTGATCGGCGTGGACGCCGCCGAGGCGCGGCTGGGCGACTACAGCGGGCCCGGCCTGCGCAGCGTGTCCATCCTCGACGGCATTCGGCAGCGGCTGGGCGCGCCCTCCGCCGTGCGCTACGCCCCGGGGCCGGGCCGCGCCGCCGTGGAGCACGTGGCGGTGCCGGCGGCGGACCTCTCGTCGGTGGACAGCGGCCGCGCGGTGCCCGGGCTCCACGGCGAGTACTTCGCCAACAACCGGCTGGCCGGCCCGCCGGTGTTCGTGCGCACCGATCCGCAGGTGGACTTTCGCTGGACGCTCAACTCGCCGGGACCGGGCCTCCCCTTCGACTGGTACTCCGCGCGCTGGACGGGCACGCTCACCGTCCCCGCGTCGGGCCTGCACCGCATCGGCGTCGAGGGCAACGACGGCTACCGGCTGTACCTCGACGGCCGGCTGGTGATCGACGACTGGACCAAGCGGTCGTACGGCACGCGGATGGCCGACGTCACGCTCGCGCCGGGCAGCGCGCACGCCATTCGCCTGGAGTATTTCGAGAGCACCGGCAACGCGCGGCTCAAATTGGTGTGGGACGCCGGGGTGGCCGACGACTGGCGCGCCCGGATCGACAGCGCCGTGGCCGCCGCCCGCGCCAGCGACGTCGCCATCGTGGTGGCCGGCATCGACGAGGGCGAGTTCGCCGACCGCGCGCTGCTGGGACTGCCGGGCCATCAGGAGGCGCTGATCGACGCCGTGGCGGCCACGGGCAAGCCGACGATCGTCGTGCTCATCGGCGGCAGCGCGATCACGATGTCGTCATGGCTCGATCGCGTGGACGGCGTGCTCGACGCCTGGTATCCGGGCGAGCAGGGCGGCCCCGCGGTGGCCGACGTGCTGTTCGGCGACGCCGACCCGGCGGGCCGGCTGCCGATCACCTTCCCGATGGCCGAGGGCCAACTCCCCCTGGTGTACGACCACAAGCCCACCGGCCGCGGCGACGATTACGTGGATCTCACGGGGCAGCCGCTGTTCCCGTTCGGCTTCGGCCTGAGCTACACGACATTCGAGTATTCCGATCTCGCGATCACGCCCGCCGCGATCGCCCGGGATGGAACGGCGACCGTGCGTTGCACGGTCCGGAACACGGGCTCACGGGCGGGCGAGGAGGTGGTGCAGCTCTACCTCCACGACATCCTCGCCTCGGTGGCGCGGCCGGTGATGCAGCTCGAGGGATTCCAGCGCGTCCATCTCGACCCCGGCCAGGCGCGCACCGTGACGTTCCCCCTGTCGTCGGCCGAGCTGCACATGCTCGACGGCAACCTGCACTGGGTGGTGGAGCCCGGTCAGATCCGCGTGATGGTGGGCGCCAGCTCCAAGGACATCCGCCTGCGGGGCACGCTCACGGTTCGCTGA
- a CDS encoding DPP IV N-terminal domain-containing protein, which translates to MFTGFAPNAFVRVKPLVVVSLAAALAPLAAAHAQVDYHRAEQSLTWNELRLVYGDYIAPHWMPGGTRFWYRVTTPRGAEFIVDDPARVQRAPLFDNAKLAAALSLAADTSYDPTQLPFTTFRFGDDGRDEQHIAFNAHARRFVCDIARYACTMGDTLPSPVPYVRSPDGKWDAFVSGHNVYVRAVGSVDSTALTTDGAPLDGYGQDARRPTQVIHPTPVRPTLQWSPDSRKIAVPQFDERHVLTMPLISMTSQRPKLYTYPYALPGDSIIPRFDIHILDVAARTNVRVDAPPQNAQDNGLTGMQDSSWSSVKWGDRSQHLYFTYGDRGPKHVQLMEADAATGRAATIVADSSRTFVELNLESGGAPDWQPVADGADVVWFSERDGWGHLYLFSHAGALVDQITKGPWTVGDLVHVDPVGRWVYFTARGREAGDPYYARLYRAHLDGTGLELLTPEAAEHTIRMTPSGQYIIDTYSTVQSPPVTVVRTPDGHVVQTLEKADVSALLASGWRYPVPFRVKARDGVTDLYGVMFLPAHFDSTRKYPVIDHIYPGPQIIAAPKSFYPTSSPALEYSTMGQVEALAQLGFVVVEVDAMGTNLRSKAFHDAWYGNMHDNGIPDHVTAIKQLAARYGFLDLDRVGIYGHSGGGFASTDAMLSYPDFYKVAVSSSGNHDNRSYYYGWAERYQGLLTRDAARGTDNYASAANKTYVSHLKGKLFLIHGDMDDNVHPANTIQMVDALIKANKSFDLLIYPDRNHEITQEPYLIRRTWDYFVQNLLGVTPPKDYAITPPPAR; encoded by the coding sequence GTGTTCACCGGCTTTGCCCCCAATGCGTTTGTGCGCGTGAAGCCGTTGGTCGTGGTGTCGCTTGCCGCCGCGTTGGCGCCGCTGGCTGCCGCGCACGCGCAGGTGGACTACCATCGCGCCGAGCAGTCGCTCACCTGGAACGAGTTGCGTCTGGTGTACGGCGACTACATCGCCCCCCATTGGATGCCGGGCGGCACGCGGTTCTGGTATCGCGTCACGACGCCGCGGGGCGCCGAGTTCATCGTCGACGATCCGGCGCGCGTGCAGCGCGCGCCGTTGTTCGACAACGCGAAGCTCGCCGCGGCGCTGTCGCTCGCGGCCGACACGAGCTACGACCCCACGCAGCTGCCGTTCACCACGTTCCGGTTCGGCGATGACGGGCGCGACGAGCAGCACATCGCGTTCAATGCTCACGCCAGGCGGTTCGTGTGCGACATCGCGCGATACGCCTGCACGATGGGCGACACGCTCCCGAGCCCGGTGCCGTACGTGCGCTCGCCCGACGGCAAGTGGGACGCGTTCGTGAGCGGCCACAACGTGTACGTGCGCGCCGTGGGCAGCGTCGATTCGACGGCGCTGACCACCGACGGCGCGCCGCTGGACGGCTACGGCCAGGACGCGCGCCGGCCCACGCAGGTCATCCATCCGACGCCGGTGCGACCCACGCTGCAGTGGTCGCCGGACTCCCGGAAGATCGCCGTGCCGCAGTTCGACGAGCGGCACGTGCTCACGATGCCGCTCATCTCGATGACGTCGCAGCGGCCCAAGCTGTACACCTATCCCTACGCGCTGCCCGGCGACTCGATCATCCCGCGGTTCGACATCCACATCCTGGACGTCGCGGCCCGCACCAACGTCCGCGTGGACGCGCCGCCGCAGAACGCGCAGGACAACGGACTCACGGGGATGCAGGATTCCTCGTGGAGCAGCGTGAAGTGGGGCGACCGGTCGCAGCACCTGTACTTCACCTACGGCGACCGCGGCCCGAAGCACGTGCAGCTCATGGAGGCCGACGCGGCCACGGGGCGCGCGGCCACGATCGTGGCCGACTCGAGCCGCACCTTCGTCGAGTTGAATCTCGAATCCGGCGGCGCGCCCGACTGGCAGCCGGTGGCCGACGGCGCCGACGTCGTCTGGTTCTCGGAGCGCGACGGCTGGGGCCACCTGTACCTGTTCAGCCACGCCGGCGCGCTCGTCGATCAGATCACCAAGGGCCCGTGGACGGTGGGCGATCTGGTGCACGTGGATCCGGTGGGGCGCTGGGTGTACTTCACGGCCCGGGGCCGCGAGGCGGGCGATCCCTACTATGCGCGGCTCTACCGCGCGCACCTCGACGGCACGGGCCTCGAACTGCTCACGCCCGAGGCGGCGGAGCACACGATCCGCATGACGCCGTCGGGCCAGTACATCATCGATACCTACTCCACCGTGCAGTCGCCGCCGGTGACGGTGGTGCGTACGCCCGACGGCCACGTGGTGCAGACGCTGGAGAAGGCGGACGTCAGCGCGCTCCTCGCCAGCGGGTGGCGATATCCGGTGCCGTTCCGCGTGAAGGCGCGCGACGGGGTGACGGATCTCTACGGCGTGATGTTCCTGCCCGCGCACTTCGATTCGACCCGCAAGTACCCGGTGATCGACCACATCTATCCCGGTCCGCAGATCATCGCCGCGCCCAAGAGCTTCTACCCCACCAGCTCGCCGGCGCTCGAGTATTCGACGATGGGCCAGGTGGAAGCGTTGGCCCAACTGGGGTTCGTCGTGGTGGAAGTGGATGCGATGGGGACGAATCTGCGGTCGAAGGCATTCCACGACGCCTGGTACGGCAACATGCACGACAACGGGATCCCGGATCACGTGACCGCGATCAAGCAGCTCGCGGCGCGCTACGGCTTTCTCGATCTCGACCGGGTGGGGATCTACGGGCACTCGGGCGGCGGATTCGCGTCCACCGACGCGATGCTCAGCTACCCCGACTTCTACAAGGTGGCGGTGTCGAGCTCGGGCAATCACGACAACCGCAGCTATTACTACGGGTGGGCCGAGCGCTATCAGGGGCTGCTCACCCGCGACGCGGCGCGCGGCACCGACAACTACGCGAGCGCCGCCAACAAGACCTATGTGTCGCACCTCAAGGGCAAGCTGTTCCTCATCCATGGCGACATGGACGACAACGTGCATCCGGCGAACACCATCCAGATGGTGGATGCGTTGATCAAGGCCAACAAGTCGTTCGACCTGCTCATCTACCCCGACCGGAATCACGAGATCACGCAGGAGCCGTATCTGATCCGGCGCACGTGGGACTACTTCGTACAGAACCTGCTCGGCGTGACGCCGCCCAAGGACTATGCCATCACGCCGCCGCCGGCGCGCTGA